A stretch of Henckelia pumila isolate YLH828 chromosome 4, ASM3356847v2, whole genome shotgun sequence DNA encodes these proteins:
- the LOC140866407 gene encoding LOW QUALITY PROTEIN: NDR1/HIN1-like protein 3 (The sequence of the model RefSeq protein was modified relative to this genomic sequence to represent the inferred CDS: deleted 3 bases in 3 codons), translating to MADAKQPHLNGAYYGPSIPPPSKSYHRPGRGGGSCCCNPFSCLLNCLCTCVCQILCTILVVVGIVVLVCWLIFRPNEVKFYATGAELTQFNIDNNNMLYYNLAVNLTIRNPNRRIGVYYDRIEATAIYEGQRVSTKELVPFYQGHKSTNYLNAEFSGQQPITLGAGELSDHNQNKISNVYEIDVKLRLRIRLKLGAVKNARMKPKIECDLKIPLASNGTTTSVVVFETTRCGFDWR from the exons ATGGCCGACGCTAAACAACCCCACCTCAACGGAGCCTATTACGGCCCTTCCATCCCTCCGCCGTCCAAGTCCTACCACCGCCCCGGACGCGGCGGCGGGAGCTGCTGCTGCAACCCCTTCAGCTGCCTCCTCAACTGCCTCTGCACTTGTGTTTGCCAGATCCTATGCACCATCCTGGTGGTCGTGGGAATCGTCGTCCTCGTCTGCTGGCTCATCTTCCGCCCCAACGAAGTAAAGTTCTACGCCACCGGGGCCGAGCTGACCCAGTTCAACATAGACAACAACAACATGCTTTACTACAACTTGGCCGTCAACCTGACCATCCGGAACCCGAACCGCCGCATAGGGGTGTACTACGATCGGATCGAGGCGACGGCAATCTACGAGGGGCAGAGGGTCTCCACCAAGGAA CTGGTGCCGTTTTACCAGGGACACAAGAGCACCAACTACCTGAACGCCGAATTCAGCGGACAACAACCGATTACCCTCGGGGCCGGTGAGTTGTCCGATCACAACCAGAACAAGATTTCCAACGTGTATGAAATCGACGTGAAGCTCCGCCTACGAATCAGGCTGAAGCTCGGGGCCGTGAAAAACGCC AGGATGAAGCCAAAGATCGAATGCGACTTGAAAATACCATTGGCTTCTAATGGCACCACGACTTCCGTTGTGGTG TTTGAAACAACGCGGTGCGGCTTCGATTGGCGCTGA